The following nucleotide sequence is from Arcobacter sp. LA11.
CATAGAGTCTTGATTTTCCATATCTATCTTTCCCTAATACTTTTATTGCTGTTACTTCTAAATATGGTAGAATCAAAGATAAACAAGCTCCTAATATCGCATTGTTAATCATGAAAGCATAAAAATTTTCTATAGTTAAATAAAACAAGGCAGAACAAACAACAGATAAAAATAAAGCAGTTTTAAATACTGACTGATTTAGCTTTATGTGCTTTAAAAATAAAAATGGAGTTACAAATCTCATTAAAGGTGCAAGTGCAAAGATAATCCCAATATCAATTGCACTATAACCTAAGTCATTTAATACTTTAGGTAAAAATATTATATATACACCAACGGCTGCAAAATAGAAAAAATAAAATGCAGATAGTTTAAAAAATAGCATCTACTTTATGAGTCGTATTCAATAATAATAGTATTTGAAAATATATCTTGAAAAGTTTTATTATCTTTTCTAAAATAGACAGTGAAAAGTCCAAAAATTGAGATAATAGAAATTAGAAGAATAAAATATCTAAGTAGTAAAGAAAAGAAAGGAAGTTTTTCTTTTGTATTATGGATTAACTTTAATCCATAGGCTTTCATTCCTGGTGTTTGTCCTGTTTTTAACCAAAAAGCGAGAATAATTAAAAAATGAATACCTATTATTAATCCCCAACCTTCAATTCTATATTGACTAAAAGTCTCACCACTTCCCATTATAAGATAAATTACAATATATAAAATAGGAGTAGTGATTAAAAAAGTATCAGTAATAAAAGCTTTAATTCTAGATAGAATTGGAGCACAAGGAGTTTCTGAACTATTATCTTCATTCATTATTTCAGTTTGTTCTTCAACTTTTCCTTGTTTTATATCTCTCCATCTACTCATAAAATTTAGTTTCCTCTACTTCCTGGTTTGTAAGCTTTATCTTTAAAGTCACATTCTTCTGGCGTATACATTTTAAAAGTAAAATCTTCTAGTGCAAATAAAGGTTTATCAAGTGGTAATTTACAATTGTCTTGAGCTTTTAGGTCACTTCCCACTCTTGAGCAGAATCCTCTATTAGCTAAAGCTGCGTATGCAACAATATTTCCGCCAGCGGCTTCAACTTGACGTGCTGCTTCTAATGCAGAACCACCAGTTGTGATAATATCTTCACAAATAACATAGTTTTCACCTTCCGTAACTTCAAAACCACGTCTTACTGTCATTTCGCCATCAACTCTTTCCGCAAAAATAAATCTTACATCTAAAGCAGTAGCTAGTGCAAACCCTGAGATGATTCCACCTAGTGCTGGTGAACATACAGCATCAATTTTAATACCAGATTCTTTTATTTGAGTAGCTAAAGCTTCTGCTAGTAATTTAGCAGTTTTAGGATCTTCTAAAACCTTTGCAGATTGTAAATAAAAGTTTGAATAATTACCAGAGCTTAATTTAAAATGTCCTTCTAGTAAGGCATTTGCATCTTTATAAATTTGTGCTACGTTCATATTAAACCGTTAAAATTTCTTGTTCTTTAGCTTTTAACGTATCATCAGCTTTTGTTACATATGAATCAGTGATTTTTTGAATTTCATCTTGTGCTTTTTTGTTTTCATCATCAGTGATTTCTTTATCTTTATGTAAAACTTTTATTTTATCATTTGCATGTTTTCTTACATTTCTAATTGCAACTTTTGCATTGTCAGTCATACCCTTAGCACCTTTAGCACTCTCTTGTCTTTGTTCAACTGTCATAGGAGGGAAGAATAATTTGATTACTTCACCATCATTGTTAGGGTTTACACCAATATTTGCAGCATTAATTGCTTGTTCAATATCTCCTAAAAGATTTTTTTCCCAAGGATTTACTACGATAGTCGTTGCATCTGCAGCTAAAACAGAACCAACTTGATTTAAATCTGTAGGAGTCCCATAATAATCAACTTTAACACCATCTAAAACAGCAGTCGTAACTTTTCCTGTTCTTAATGTTTTATAGTCTCTCTTTAAAGACTCAATTGATTTGTCCATATGTTCTTTTGT
It contains:
- a CDS encoding RDD family protein encodes the protein MSRWRDIKQGKVEEQTEIMNEDNSSETPCAPILSRIKAFITDTFLITTPILYIVIYLIMGSGETFSQYRIEGWGLIIGIHFLIILAFWLKTGQTPGMKAYGLKLIHNTKEKLPFFSLLLRYFILLISIISIFGLFTVYFRKDNKTFQDIFSNTIIIEYDS
- a CDS encoding MFS transporter → MLFFKLSAFYFFYFAAVGVYIIFLPKVLNDLGYSAIDIGIIFALAPLMRFVTPFLFLKHIKLNQSVFKTALFLSVVCSALFYLTIENFYAFMINNAILGACLSLILPYLEVTAIKVLGKDRYGKSRLY
- the pyrE gene encoding orotate phosphoribosyltransferase; translated protein: MNVAQIYKDANALLEGHFKLSSGNYSNFYLQSAKVLEDPKTAKLLAEALATQIKESGIKIDAVCSPALGGIISGFALATALDVRFIFAERVDGEMTVRRGFEVTEGENYVICEDIITTGGSALEAARQVEAAGGNIVAYAALANRGFCSRVGSDLKAQDNCKLPLDKPLFALEDFTFKMYTPEECDFKDKAYKPGSRGN
- the frr gene encoding ribosome recycling factor; the protein is MLQEIYQETKEHMDKSIESLKRDYKTLRTGKVTTAVLDGVKVDYYGTPTDLNQVGSVLAADATTIVVNPWEKNLLGDIEQAINAANIGVNPNNDGEVIKLFFPPMTVEQRQESAKGAKGMTDNAKVAIRNVRKHANDKIKVLHKDKEITDDENKKAQDEIQKITDSYVTKADDTLKAKEQEILTV